The Pirellulimonas nuda genome includes a region encoding these proteins:
- a CDS encoding cryptochrome/photolyase family protein, which translates to MPTRKTEPPVRQLVLVLGDQLDVDSAAFDGFDAQQDAVWMAEVDLEATHVRCHKLRIAAFFSAMRHFRDELVGRGWRVDYHQLNADGRRDSGPDFPAVLAAAARRLNPRALVVLEPGDWRVRQSLQQSADDLGLPLEVRSDRHFFDTIEQFGAWSEGRRTLKLEDFYRSARKRHNVLMTRDGTPIGGAWNFDKQNRKSFGKSGPIEAKAPRSFRPDSVTQEVIELVAARYTDHPGSLENFDLPVTHKQSLAALRDFIDHRLPLFGEYQDAMWTDRPFLNHSRLSFALNLHLIDPRRCVDSAVEAYESGHAPLNSVEGFVRQILGWREFVRGVYWTKMPNYVDRNALDCDADTQVPASYWDGETEMVCVRDAMRSVLSHGYAHHIHRLMVLGLFAQLVGVHPRLFHDWHMAMYVDAIDWVSLPNTLGMSQYGDGGVVGTKPYCASGAYINRMSNYCKSCKYDPSAATGGKACPVTTLYWDFLDRHRKQFESNRRMVFQVKNLEKKEIELPEIRERAEGLRARLAAGDAL; encoded by the coding sequence ATGCCTACCCGCAAAACAGAACCGCCGGTACGCCAACTCGTGCTGGTGCTGGGAGACCAGCTCGACGTCGATTCTGCCGCATTTGACGGATTCGACGCCCAGCAAGACGCGGTCTGGATGGCAGAGGTCGATCTCGAAGCGACCCACGTTCGCTGCCATAAACTTCGGATCGCTGCATTCTTCTCTGCCATGCGGCACTTCCGCGATGAACTGGTGGGCCGAGGGTGGCGTGTGGACTACCACCAACTCAACGCCGACGGGCGCCGGGACTCCGGGCCCGACTTTCCGGCCGTGCTGGCAGCCGCGGCGCGCCGGCTCAATCCAAGAGCGCTTGTCGTCCTTGAGCCGGGCGATTGGCGGGTGCGGCAGTCGCTTCAGCAGAGCGCGGACGATCTCGGACTGCCGCTCGAGGTCCGGAGCGACCGACACTTCTTCGACACGATTGAACAGTTCGGCGCCTGGTCGGAAGGCCGGAGGACCTTGAAGCTAGAAGACTTTTACCGCAGCGCCCGCAAGCGGCACAACGTGCTGATGACCAGAGATGGCACGCCCATCGGAGGAGCTTGGAACTTTGACAAGCAGAACCGCAAGTCGTTTGGCAAGTCGGGTCCGATCGAGGCCAAAGCCCCACGCTCCTTCCGCCCCGACAGCGTCACCCAAGAAGTAATCGAACTAGTCGCTGCCCGCTACACGGATCACCCAGGATCGCTCGAGAACTTTGATCTGCCGGTAACGCACAAACAGTCCCTCGCCGCGCTCCGCGATTTTATCGATCATCGTCTCCCGCTGTTTGGCGAATACCAAGACGCGATGTGGACCGACCGGCCCTTCCTAAATCATTCGCGGCTATCGTTTGCGCTCAACTTGCACCTGATCGACCCGCGTAGGTGTGTTGATTCCGCGGTCGAGGCCTACGAGTCGGGCCATGCACCTCTTAATTCGGTCGAAGGCTTCGTGCGGCAGATTCTTGGCTGGCGAGAGTTTGTACGCGGCGTCTACTGGACCAAGATGCCCAACTACGTCGATCGCAATGCGCTCGACTGCGACGCGGACACGCAGGTTCCGGCTTCCTACTGGGATGGCGAGACCGAGATGGTCTGTGTACGGGACGCGATGCGTTCTGTCTTGAGCCACGGTTACGCCCACCATATTCATCGACTGATGGTGCTGGGACTCTTCGCACAGCTTGTGGGGGTCCACCCGCGGCTCTTCCACGACTGGCATATGGCGATGTACGTGGACGCGATCGACTGGGTGAGCCTCCCTAACACGCTGGGGATGAGCCAATACGGCGACGGCGGCGTCGTCGGCACCAAACCGTACTGCGCCAGCGGCGCGTACATCAATCGGATGAGCAACTACTGCAAGAGTTGTAAGTACGATCCTTCGGCCGCTACCGGCGGGAAGGCTTGCCCTGTGACGACGCTCTACTGGGACTTCCTTGATCGCCACCGCAAGCAGTTTGAGTCAAACCGACGGATGGTGTTTCAGGTGAAGAATCTAGAGAAAAAAGAAATCGAGCTGCCGGAGATCCGCGAGCGTGCGGAGGGGTTGCGGGCCCGGCTCGCTGCGGGGGATGCGCTCTAA